In Devosia sp. XK-2, one DNA window encodes the following:
- the rpsB gene encoding 30S ribosomal protein S2, whose amino-acid sequence MALPEFSMRQLLEAGVHFGHQKHRWNPKMERYIFGVRNDIHILDLSQTVPALSRALQLVSDTVADGGRVLFVGTKRQAAPLVADAAKQSAQYYVNSRWLGGTLTNWQTISNSIARLRELESMSEADLALRTKKERLMMSREQERLERDLGGIKDMGNLPNLLFVIDTNKEENAIKEARRLGIPVVAIVDTNCDPDIVDYAIPGNDDASRALELYVSLISRAAIDGIGRSSSALGADLGSATEAPAEDLPSEGEQTVN is encoded by the coding sequence ATGGCACTGCCAGAATTCTCTATGCGTCAGCTTCTCGAAGCAGGCGTGCACTTCGGTCACCAGAAGCACCGCTGGAACCCGAAGATGGAACGCTATATCTTCGGCGTTCGCAACGACATCCACATTCTCGACCTCAGCCAGACCGTGCCGGCCCTCAGCCGCGCTCTGCAGCTCGTGTCCGACACTGTGGCCGATGGCGGCCGCGTGCTTTTCGTGGGCACCAAGCGCCAGGCGGCCCCGCTGGTGGCTGATGCCGCCAAGCAGTCGGCCCAGTACTACGTCAACTCCCGCTGGCTCGGCGGCACGCTGACCAACTGGCAGACCATCTCCAACTCCATCGCCCGCCTGCGCGAGCTGGAGTCGATGAGCGAGGCCGACCTGGCCCTGCGCACCAAGAAGGAACGCCTGATGATGTCCCGCGAGCAGGAGCGTCTTGAGCGCGACTTGGGCGGCATCAAGGACATGGGGAACCTCCCCAACCTGCTGTTCGTGATCGACACCAACAAGGAAGAGAACGCGATCAAGGAAGCCCGTCGTCTGGGCATCCCGGTCGTCGCCATCGTCGACACCAATTGCGATCCGGACATCGTCGACTACGCCATTCCTGGCAATGACGACGCCAGCCGCGCCCTTGAGCTCTATGTCTCGCTGATCTCGCGCGCCGCCATCGACGGCATCGGCCGCTCCTCGAGCGCCCTTGGCGCCGACCTCGGTTCGGCCACCGAAGCTCCGGCCGAGGACCTGCCGTCCGAAGGCGAACAGACCGTCAACTAA
- a CDS encoding ABC transporter permease, which translates to MPRRGRATRPFARFEWLIAGRYLRARRKEAFISVIASLTMVGVAIGVATLIVVMSVMNGFRGELLDKILGLNGHFTAHPIESQFTDYKETVAALEQVDGVSFAVYFVEGQVLASGRGSSTGVSVRGMNEENLKKLDLLYNSAEQGGFDQWDDSKGVAIGYRLAQQLGVGIGDQVQIINPDGAMTPFGSTPQIRSYPVNVIYNLGMVEFDSFYMYMPLEPAQDYFRMVDEVLKPGMGPLDPLASDEEIDAAYERVPRATAVEIFIDDPDEVNLMRQRLQSAPGVRPLILTDWQQRNETFFSALQVERVVMFTILSMIILVAAFNIISSLIMLVKDKGADIAVLRTMGATRGSIMRIFSITGTAIGFIGTVVGTVLGLVVAANAEALRASISNLLGVTLFPPEVFFLSSLPSRTDPTEVTVVVCMALGLSFLATLYPAWRAAQYDPVEALRYE; encoded by the coding sequence ATGCCGCGGAGAGGCCGGGCCACCCGGCCCTTCGCCCGTTTTGAATGGCTGATTGCGGGGCGCTATCTGCGTGCCCGCCGCAAGGAAGCCTTCATTTCGGTCATCGCCAGCCTCACCATGGTGGGCGTGGCCATTGGCGTGGCGACCCTGATCGTCGTCATGTCGGTCATGAACGGCTTTCGCGGCGAATTGCTCGACAAGATCCTCGGGCTCAACGGCCATTTCACCGCTCATCCGATCGAAAGCCAGTTCACCGACTATAAGGAAACCGTCGCTGCCCTCGAACAGGTCGATGGCGTCAGCTTCGCGGTCTATTTCGTCGAGGGTCAGGTGCTGGCTTCCGGCCGCGGTTCGTCCACCGGTGTTTCCGTGCGCGGCATGAATGAGGAAAACCTCAAAAAGCTCGACCTGCTCTACAATTCGGCCGAGCAGGGCGGCTTCGACCAGTGGGATGACAGCAAGGGGGTCGCCATCGGCTATCGTCTGGCCCAGCAATTGGGCGTCGGCATTGGTGATCAGGTCCAGATCATCAATCCCGATGGCGCCATGACGCCTTTCGGCTCGACCCCGCAGATCCGGTCCTATCCGGTCAATGTCATCTACAATCTGGGCATGGTCGAGTTCGACAGCTTCTACATGTATATGCCGCTCGAACCCGCGCAGGATTATTTCCGCATGGTCGATGAAGTGCTCAAGCCCGGCATGGGGCCACTCGATCCGCTCGCCAGTGACGAGGAGATCGACGCTGCCTATGAGCGCGTGCCCCGCGCCACGGCTGTGGAGATTTTCATCGACGATCCCGACGAGGTGAACCTCATGCGCCAGCGCCTGCAATCGGCGCCCGGCGTGCGTCCGCTGATCCTGACCGATTGGCAGCAGCGCAACGAAACCTTCTTCTCCGCCCTGCAGGTGGAGCGCGTGGTGATGTTCACCATCCTCTCCATGATCATCCTGGTCGCCGCCTTCAACATCATCTCCAGCCTCATCATGCTGGTGAAGGACAAGGGCGCCGACATTGCGGTTTTGCGGACCATGGGCGCGACGCGCGGGTCGATCATGCGCATTTTCTCCATCACCGGCACCGCCATTGGCTTTATCGGCACCGTTGTCGGCACCGTTCTGGGTCTGGTCGTCGCCGCCAATGCCGAGGCCCTGCGCGCCTCGATCTCCAATCTGCTCGGCGTCACCCTGTTTCCGCCCGAGGTCTTTTTCCTCTCCTCGCTCCCCAGCCGCACCGACCCCACCGAGGTCACTGTGGTGGTTTGCATGGCCCTGGGCCTAAGCTTCCTGGCCACGCTTTATCCCGCCTGGCGCGCCGCGCAATATGATCCGGTCGAGGCTCTGCGCTATGAGTAA
- a CDS encoding ABC transporter ATP-binding protein: MSKPHLKLSGVHRHYGQGDTLVRVLEAADLTVESGELVALVAPSGAGKSTLLHLCGLLESPQSGEIEIIGQPTSQLGDRARTQLRRSTVGYVYQFHHLLPEFTALENVVMPQLIAGQDQNKAQARAMELLDLLGVAPRAAHRPAELSGGEQQRIAIARAAANHPRVILADEPTGNLDPETSDLVFEALKGLIKNEGAAALIATHNHDLARRADRIVTLKGGLVVPHTL; encoded by the coding sequence ATGAGTAAGCCGCATCTCAAGCTGTCGGGCGTCCACCGGCACTATGGTCAGGGCGATACCCTGGTCCGCGTGCTTGAGGCCGCGGACCTCACGGTAGAGAGCGGTGAACTGGTTGCTCTGGTCGCACCTTCAGGCGCCGGCAAATCCACCCTGCTGCACCTCTGTGGTCTGCTTGAATCGCCGCAAAGCGGAGAGATCGAAATCATTGGTCAGCCGACCAGCCAGCTTGGCGATCGCGCGCGTACCCAGCTGCGGCGCTCCACAGTCGGCTATGTCTACCAGTTCCATCACCTTCTGCCCGAGTTCACCGCGCTCGAAAATGTGGTCATGCCGCAACTCATCGCCGGCCAAGACCAGAACAAGGCTCAGGCCAGGGCCATGGAACTGCTGGACCTGCTCGGCGTGGCACCCCGTGCAGCCCATCGCCCGGCTGAATTGTCCGGCGGCGAACAGCAACGCATCGCCATCGCCCGCGCCGCCGCCAACCACCCCCGTGTTATCCTCGCCGACGAACCCACCGGCAATCTTGATCCGGAAACCAGCGATCTCGTCTTCGAGGCGCTCAAGGGCCTGATCAAGAACGAGGGCGCCGCCGCCCTCATCGCCACCCACAATCACGACCTCGCCCGCCGCGCTGACCGCATCGTCACGCTCAAGGGCGGGCTGGTGGTGCCACACACGCTTTAG
- the proS gene encoding proline--tRNA ligase: MRLSRYFLPVLRDVPKEAEIVSHRLMLRAGMIRQQASGLYSWLPMGYKVLMKVQKIIEEEQNRSGAIQLLMPTIQSADLWRESGRYEAYGKEMLRIEDRHEREFLYGPTNEEMITDIFRTYVKSYKDLPLNLYHIQWKFRDEVRPRFGTMRSREFLMKDAYSFDLDEAGAVKAFQRMFVAYLRTFRRMGLVGIPMRADTGPIGGDLSYEFHVLADTGESGVFLDKDLLDKPIPPADTDFRGDLDPIFRDWTSLFAATDEMTDEATFRAEVPADKQLMARGIEVGHIFYFGTKYSDPMKASVTGPDGKEITVHMGSYGIGPTRVVPAIIEASHDDNGIIWPVSVAPFEAVLINLKAGDADTDAACDKLYNELTAAGIDLLYDDRDQPAGSKFATADLVGIPYQLILGPRGLKSGEVEIKHRKTGERETLPLTEAVARLKGLIEPQRMTDI; this comes from the coding sequence ATGCGCCTTTCCCGCTATTTCCTGCCGGTGCTGCGTGACGTGCCCAAGGAAGCCGAAATCGTCTCGCATCGGCTCATGCTGCGTGCCGGCATGATCCGCCAGCAGGCCTCCGGTCTCTATTCCTGGCTGCCCATGGGCTACAAGGTCCTGATGAAGGTGCAGAAGATCATCGAGGAGGAGCAGAATCGCTCCGGCGCGATCCAGCTTCTTATGCCCACCATTCAGTCCGCCGATCTCTGGCGCGAGTCGGGCCGCTATGAGGCCTATGGCAAGGAAATGCTGCGCATCGAGGACCGGCACGAGCGCGAATTCCTTTATGGTCCCACCAATGAGGAGATGATCACCGACATCTTCCGCACCTATGTGAAGTCCTACAAGGACCTGCCGCTCAACCTTTACCACATCCAGTGGAAGTTCCGCGACGAGGTGCGCCCCCGCTTCGGTACCATGCGCTCGCGCGAATTCCTGATGAAGGACGCCTATAGCTTCGATCTCGACGAAGCCGGGGCGGTCAAGGCATTCCAGCGCATGTTCGTGGCCTATCTGCGCACTTTCCGGCGCATGGGTCTGGTCGGCATTCCTATGCGCGCAGATACCGGCCCCATCGGCGGCGACCTGTCCTACGAGTTCCACGTGCTGGCCGACACCGGCGAGAGCGGTGTCTTCCTCGACAAGGACCTGCTCGATAAGCCTATTCCGCCCGCCGATACCGATTTCCGCGGTGATCTCGATCCGATCTTTAGGGATTGGACCTCGCTGTTCGCCGCCACCGACGAAATGACCGACGAAGCCACCTTCCGGGCCGAAGTGCCTGCCGACAAGCAGCTGATGGCGCGCGGGATCGAGGTCGGGCACATTTTCTATTTCGGCACCAAATATTCCGATCCCATGAAGGCCAGCGTCACCGGCCCCGACGGCAAGGAAATCACGGTCCATATGGGGTCCTACGGCATTGGCCCGACCCGCGTGGTGCCCGCCATTATCGAAGCCAGCCACGACGACAACGGCATTATCTGGCCCGTTTCTGTCGCGCCCTTTGAGGCCGTTCTGATCAATCTCAAGGCCGGCGATGCAGATACTGATGCCGCCTGCGACAAGCTCTACAACGAGCTCACCGCCGCCGGCATCGACCTGCTCTATGACGATCGCGACCAGCCCGCCGGCTCCAAATTCGCGACCGCCGATCTCGTGGGCATTCCCTATCAGCTGATCCTCGGGCCCCGCGGCCTTAAATCGGGCGAAGTTGAGATCAAGCATCGCAAGACCGGCGAGCGCGAAACGCTGCCGCTCACCGAGGCCGTTGCACGCCTCAAAGGCCTGATCGAACCGCAGCGGATGACCGACATTTGA
- the tsf gene encoding translation elongation factor Ts: MEITAAMVKQLRDSTGVGMMDCKKALAETNGDMDAAVDWLRTRGLAKAAKKADRVAAEGLVGVVTAGTKAAAVEVNSETDFVARNEQFQNIVEAVSKLALDADGDVVKLGEMPFPGTGHSVSAELTEAIAKIGENMNLRRTQTVSVTDGVVESYVHNAVKPGMGKIGILVALESSGDKAALSALGKQLAMHIAAAQPQAISPDELDQEVVARERAIILEQVKESGKPADIAEKMVEGRMRKYFEEVTLLSQVFVIDGETKVGDAIKNAEKDAGAPIKLTRFVRFALGEGIEKAESDFAAEVAATAGVK; encoded by the coding sequence ATGGAAATCACTGCTGCAATGGTCAAGCAGCTCCGCGACTCGACCGGCGTCGGGATGATGGACTGCAAGAAGGCCCTGGCCGAAACCAATGGCGATATGGACGCCGCCGTGGATTGGCTGCGCACCCGTGGCCTGGCCAAGGCCGCCAAGAAGGCGGACCGCGTCGCCGCTGAAGGCCTGGTCGGTGTCGTTACCGCCGGCACCAAGGCTGCCGCTGTCGAAGTCAATTCCGAAACCGACTTCGTTGCCCGCAACGAGCAGTTCCAGAACATTGTCGAAGCCGTCTCCAAGCTGGCCCTCGATGCCGATGGCGATGTCGTCAAGCTCGGCGAAATGCCGTTCCCCGGCACCGGCCATTCGGTTTCCGCCGAGTTGACCGAAGCCATCGCCAAGATCGGCGAGAACATGAACCTGCGCCGCACCCAGACCGTTTCGGTCACCGACGGTGTCGTGGAAAGCTATGTCCACAATGCGGTCAAGCCCGGCATGGGTAAGATCGGCATTCTGGTCGCGCTTGAATCGAGTGGTGACAAGGCCGCTCTGTCCGCTTTGGGCAAGCAGCTCGCCATGCACATCGCCGCTGCTCAGCCCCAGGCCATTTCGCCTGATGAGCTGGACCAGGAAGTGGTTGCGCGCGAGCGTGCCATCATTCTCGAGCAGGTCAAGGAAAGCGGCAAGCCCGCCGACATCGCCGAGAAGATGGTCGAAGGCCGCATGCGCAAATATTTCGAGGAAGTCACGCTGCTTAGCCAGGTCTTCGTCATCGACGGCGAAACCAAGGTCGGCGACGCGATCAAGAACGCCGAAAAGGATGCCGGCGCTCCGATCAAGCTGACCCGCTTCGTGCGCTTTGCCCTGGGCGAAGGCATCGAAAAGGCGGAGAGCGATTTTGCCGCTGAAGTCGCCGCGACCGCTGGCGTGAAGTAA
- the dnaE gene encoding DNA polymerase III subunit alpha, with protein MRGPGFIHLHVHSAFSLLEGALQLETILKLAAEDAQPALGIADTNNLFGALEFSEKATKKGIQPLIGVELAVDFAATEERVSERGHTAWTGKSSIVLMAQSEEGFSNLSRLVSRAYLEGEDGLARARLDWMTRESLSGLICLSGGPEGAIDMAFANGQDANAARRLDRLADLFGDRFYIELQRHGRPMETTVEPRLVDYAYRKGIPLVATNEPFFKTVKEYEAHDALLAIAGGSVLAQTERRKLNDQYYFKSRAEMVELFSDLPEALDSTIEIAKRVAFRPRTRGPILPKFAAGSHATEDEVVAAEAAALRKIAVDGLDKRLEIVGLAPGKEEKEYRERLDFELGIIEKMKFPGYFLIVADFIQWAKAHNIPVGPGRGSGAGSLVAYATTITDLDPLRYNLLFERFLNPERVSMPDFDIDFCQDRREEVIDYVQDKYGSSQVAQIITFGTLQARAVLRDVGRVLQMPYGQVDRICKLVPANPADPWSIERTMNEVPQFKQMAEEDETVGQLVEIAKALEGLFRHASTHAAGIVIGDRPLQELLPLYRDPRSDMPVTQYNLKWVEPAGLVKFDFLGLKTLTTIRYAVDMVKQRGVELDIDAIPIDDAATYKLYARGDTYGIFQFESAGMRRALMDLKPDRIEDLIAMNALYRPGPMDNIPSFINRKHGTEDVVYPHPALSEVLDETYGIIVYQEQVMQIAQLLSGYSLGEADMLRRAMGKKIKAEMDNQRIRFREGAGPNGVKEALADEIFDLLAKFANYGFNKSHAAAYAWVSYQTAYLKEHFPHEFYAASMTLDMAQTDKLSDFRREAGKKGIEVVPPCVNQSEVVFSVKDDRVHYGLSAVKGVGRAMAEHIVEVRGDTPFKDLGDFARRVDPRVLNKRTLETLVNAGAFDALVPRREVAFAAVETVIGTAQSLTADRSSGQVSMFDSVEEEPFRLPTGVAVWNSTERADRELSAIGFHLSAHPLDAYADLFEKLRVQRWSDFERAVKDGAGAGRLAGTISSRNDRRTRKGTPMMILTLSDQSGTFECIAFSEQINEFGAILQPGNSVILQVGADERAEGISVRLMSAEPIEGMAERIDRQLTVFLADPKALGATSAQLKRGGNGTVNFVVIRDGGAREYEIELPGKYNVTAEVAGGIKALDGVTDVRFA; from the coding sequence ATGCGCGGCCCTGGCTTCATTCACCTTCACGTTCATTCCGCCTTCTCACTGCTCGAAGGCGCCTTGCAGCTTGAGACCATTCTCAAGCTCGCTGCGGAGGACGCGCAGCCGGCCCTGGGCATAGCCGACACCAACAATCTCTTCGGCGCCCTCGAATTCTCCGAAAAGGCGACCAAGAAGGGCATTCAGCCCCTGATCGGCGTCGAGCTGGCGGTCGATTTCGCCGCCACCGAGGAACGGGTCAGCGAACGGGGGCATACCGCCTGGACCGGAAAATCCAGCATTGTCCTGATGGCACAGTCCGAAGAGGGCTTTTCCAATCTCTCGCGGCTTGTTTCCCGCGCCTATCTCGAAGGCGAGGACGGTCTGGCCCGCGCCCGCCTCGACTGGATGACGCGCGAGAGCCTCTCTGGGCTCATCTGCCTCTCCGGCGGTCCCGAGGGCGCCATCGACATGGCCTTTGCCAATGGCCAGGATGCCAATGCCGCCAGGCGCCTCGACCGCCTGGCCGATCTGTTCGGCGACCGCTTCTATATCGAATTGCAGCGCCATGGGCGGCCCATGGAGACGACGGTCGAGCCGAGGCTGGTCGATTATGCCTATCGCAAGGGCATCCCGCTGGTGGCCACCAACGAACCCTTCTTCAAGACCGTCAAGGAATATGAGGCACATGACGCGCTGCTGGCCATTGCTGGTGGCTCCGTGCTCGCCCAGACCGAGCGGCGCAAGCTCAACGACCAGTATTACTTCAAGTCCCGCGCGGAGATGGTCGAGCTTTTCTCCGACCTGCCCGAGGCGCTCGACTCCACCATCGAGATCGCCAAGCGCGTGGCCTTCCGCCCGCGCACCCGCGGGCCCATCCTGCCCAAATTTGCCGCCGGCTCCCACGCCACCGAAGACGAAGTGGTCGCCGCCGAGGCCGCCGCCCTGCGCAAGATTGCCGTCGATGGCCTCGACAAGCGCCTTGAAATTGTCGGCCTGGCGCCGGGCAAGGAAGAAAAGGAATATCGCGAGCGGCTCGATTTCGAGCTCGGCATCATCGAAAAGATGAAATTCCCCGGCTATTTTCTCATCGTGGCCGACTTCATCCAATGGGCCAAGGCCCACAATATTCCGGTGGGGCCGGGGCGCGGTTCGGGTGCGGGCTCGCTTGTGGCCTATGCCACCACCATCACCGACCTCGATCCGCTGCGCTACAATCTGCTGTTCGAACGCTTCCTCAATCCCGAACGCGTTTCGATGCCCGACTTCGATATCGACTTCTGCCAGGACCGGCGCGAGGAAGTCATCGACTATGTGCAGGACAAATACGGCTCCAGCCAGGTCGCCCAGATCATCACCTTCGGAACGCTCCAGGCGCGCGCCGTGCTACGCGATGTCGGTCGTGTGCTGCAAATGCCCTATGGTCAGGTCGACCGTATCTGCAAGCTCGTCCCGGCCAACCCCGCCGATCCATGGTCTATCGAGCGCACCATGAACGAGGTGCCGCAATTCAAGCAGATGGCCGAGGAGGACGAGACGGTCGGGCAATTGGTGGAGATCGCCAAGGCGCTCGAAGGCCTGTTCCGCCACGCCTCGACCCATGCTGCCGGTATCGTCATTGGCGACCGGCCGCTTCAGGAATTGTTGCCGCTCTATCGCGATCCGCGCTCGGACATGCCGGTCACGCAATATAACCTCAAATGGGTGGAACCGGCCGGGCTGGTCAAATTCGACTTTCTGGGCCTCAAGACGCTGACCACCATCCGTTACGCCGTGGATATGGTGAAGCAGCGCGGGGTCGAGCTTGATATCGACGCCATTCCCATTGATGACGCAGCCACTTACAAGCTCTATGCCCGCGGTGATACCTACGGCATCTTCCAGTTTGAAAGTGCGGGCATGCGCCGGGCTTTGATGGATCTCAAGCCCGACCGCATTGAAGACCTCATCGCTATGAACGCGCTCTATCGGCCCGGCCCGATGGACAATATCCCCAGTTTCATCAACCGCAAGCACGGCACTGAAGACGTTGTCTATCCGCACCCGGCTCTGTCCGAGGTGCTCGACGAGACCTATGGCATCATCGTCTATCAGGAGCAGGTGATGCAGATCGCCCAGCTCCTTTCCGGCTATTCGCTGGGCGAAGCCGATATGCTGCGCCGCGCCATGGGCAAGAAGATCAAGGCGGAGATGGACAATCAGCGCATCCGTTTCCGCGAGGGTGCCGGCCCCAATGGGGTCAAGGAAGCGCTGGCCGACGAAATTTTCGACCTTCTGGCCAAGTTCGCCAATTATGGCTTCAACAAGAGCCACGCCGCTGCCTATGCCTGGGTCAGCTACCAGACTGCGTACCTCAAGGAACATTTCCCGCACGAATTCTATGCGGCGTCCATGACGCTCGATATGGCCCAGACCGACAAGCTGTCCGATTTCCGGCGCGAGGCCGGCAAGAAGGGCATTGAGGTCGTGCCGCCTTGCGTCAATCAGTCCGAAGTCGTCTTTTCGGTGAAGGACGATCGCGTTCATTATGGCCTGTCGGCCGTAAAAGGCGTCGGTCGCGCTATGGCCGAGCATATTGTCGAGGTTCGTGGTGACACCCCCTTCAAGGACCTTGGCGATTTTGCCCGCCGGGTCGATCCGCGCGTCCTCAACAAGCGCACGCTTGAAACCCTGGTCAATGCCGGGGCGTTTGACGCGCTCGTACCGCGCCGCGAAGTGGCCTTCGCGGCGGTCGAAACCGTCATTGGTACGGCCCAGTCCCTGACCGCCGATCGTTCCAGCGGCCAGGTTTCCATGTTCGATAGCGTTGAGGAAGAACCCTTCCGCCTGCCCACCGGCGTAGCTGTCTGGAACTCAACCGAACGCGCCGATCGCGAATTGTCGGCCATCGGCTTTCATCTCTCCGCCCATCCGCTCGATGCCTATGCCGATCTCTTCGAAAAGCTCCGTGTCCAACGCTGGAGCGATTTCGAGCGGGCGGTGAAAGATGGCGCCGGGGCAGGGCGCCTTGCCGGCACCATTTCGTCGCGTAACGATAGGCGTACGCGAAAAGGCACGCCTATGATGATCCTGACCTTGTCGGACCAGAGCGGCACCTTTGAATGCATTGCCTTTTCCGAGCAGATCAATGAATTCGGCGCCATTTTGCAGCCCGGCAATTCCGTGATCCTGCAGGTCGGCGCCGATGAACGTGCCGAAGGCATCAGCGTCCGCCTTATGTCGGCCGAGCCTATTGAGGGCATGGCCGAGCGGATTGATCGCCAGCTGACGGTTTTCCTCGCCGATCCCAAGGCCCTTGGCGCCACCAGCGCCCAGCTCAAGCGCGGCGGCAACGGCACTGTCAATTTCGTGGTGATCCGCGATGGCGGCGCTCGTGAATATGAGATCGAGCTGCCCGGCAAATATAACGTCACGGCCGAAGTCGCCGGCGGCATCAAGGCACTCGACGGCGTGACGGATGTCAGGTTCGCCTAA
- a CDS encoding VOC family protein, with the protein MLGHISFGVGDIQRAAVFYDSTLAALGYARLWTGEKGLGYGRPDGGEKLNLFEVVAPIAPGPGFHLAFDAPDETAVDRFHSAALLFGGVDEGAPGLRPHYGRTYYAAFVRDPDGHKLEAVYQ; encoded by the coding sequence ATGTTGGGTCACATTTCCTTTGGCGTCGGAGACATTCAGCGAGCAGCGGTGTTTTACGATTCTACCTTGGCTGCACTTGGTTATGCTCGGCTCTGGACAGGCGAAAAGGGTCTTGGCTACGGTAGACCAGATGGTGGAGAAAAACTGAATCTGTTTGAGGTTGTGGCTCCGATTGCGCCGGGCCCGGGATTTCATCTGGCTTTCGATGCACCCGACGAGACCGCAGTCGATCGCTTCCATTCCGCCGCCTTGCTGTTCGGAGGTGTGGATGAGGGAGCACCAGGGCTGCGGCCACACTACGGACGAACCTACTATGCCGCGTTTGTGCGGGATCCGGACGGCCATAAATTGGAGGCGGTCTATCAGTAG